One window from the genome of Mucilaginibacter ginsenosidivorans encodes:
- a CDS encoding transglutaminase domain-containing protein: MMRSKALILILFAVIQNSFVYAYRITDTTDKRLYDHARNTPADVTMDLGKLVAYLEQPASGQREIVKVFSYWIMLNISYDISGFLQDVYNTDGINGTLRTKKGVCQDYSELFKAMCDAAGIKCYIIRGYAKAFNYRPGEAFSKANHAWNVVWLDNQYRLMDLTWSSGYLRYEAGGLHYYMQPDTSQVFISPEAFVEKHLPADPKWQLLSHPIPMNAFIRSDSYNSMLRDTLKYYNYADSIATFEKLDKDAQELKEADNAYSFYPAIGDYAYHYYNLAVTCSNAAIDEYNAAVTSYNKSIDDTGSAVASGNYNKTVVSNALTNYQKAIKLLSRIHNYSDDQISASALLSKCIMGLEATTELMKTLR; this comes from the coding sequence ATGATGAGAAGCAAGGCGCTCATACTGATCCTTTTCGCTGTTATTCAAAATTCCTTTGTATATGCTTATCGAATCACCGATACGACTGATAAAAGACTGTACGATCATGCCCGAAATACCCCCGCCGATGTTACCATGGACCTGGGGAAGCTGGTCGCGTATCTTGAACAGCCGGCCTCGGGCCAGCGGGAAATTGTGAAGGTATTCTCTTACTGGATCATGCTGAATATCAGCTACGACATTTCCGGATTTCTGCAGGATGTTTATAACACCGACGGTATAAACGGAACGTTGCGAACTAAAAAAGGGGTTTGCCAGGACTATTCCGAACTGTTCAAAGCCATGTGTGACGCAGCGGGTATCAAGTGTTATATCATCAGGGGTTATGCCAAGGCTTTCAACTACCGGCCCGGCGAAGCCTTTAGCAAAGCCAACCATGCCTGGAACGTCGTATGGCTCGACAACCAGTACCGGCTAATGGACCTTACCTGGAGCAGCGGGTATTTACGTTACGAGGCCGGTGGCTTACATTACTATATGCAGCCTGATACCTCGCAGGTATTTATCTCGCCCGAGGCTTTTGTCGAAAAGCATTTACCTGCCGATCCGAAATGGCAGCTGCTCAGCCATCCTATTCCCATGAACGCGTTTATCCGATCCGACAGTTACAACTCCATGTTGCGCGACACGTTGAAATATTATAATTATGCCGATAGCATAGCAACATTTGAAAAACTGGATAAAGATGCACAGGAGCTGAAAGAGGCCGACAATGCCTATAGCTTTTACCCGGCCATAGGCGACTACGCTTATCATTATTACAACCTGGCTGTTACCTGCTCCAATGCCGCTATAGATGAGTATAACGCTGCGGTGACGTCCTATAACAAGTCGATAGACGATACCGGCTCGGCCGTGGCTTCTGGCAATTACAACAAAACTGTCGTATCAAATGCGCTTACCAACTACCAGAAAGCAATCAAATTATTGAGCCGGATTCATAATTATTCCGACGACCAGATAAGTGCCTCCGCCCTGCTAAGCAAATGCATTATGGGGCTCGAAGCGACAACAGAACTGATGAAAACCTTAAGATGA
- the hpt gene encoding hypoxanthine phosphoribosyltransferase, whose translation MKTAVADLNFELLIPYDRLEARIKELAHEISTDFKGRNPVVAGILTGSFLFVADMVKNLEIPVEVTFTKLASYFGGTSSTRRIRDDFDLTIDVKGRDIILVEDIVDTGNTLHYLIDKLKVREPASITVCTLLLKPEAIEISIEELKYVGFQIPNEFVVGYGLDYKEQGRGLMGIYRKVNN comes from the coding sequence ATGAAAACCGCAGTTGCCGACCTGAATTTTGAATTGCTGATCCCTTATGACCGGCTGGAGGCCCGTATAAAAGAACTGGCCCACGAGATCAGTACCGATTTTAAAGGTCGTAATCCGGTAGTGGCAGGGATACTGACCGGCAGCTTTTTATTCGTCGCCGACATGGTGAAGAACCTGGAGATCCCTGTGGAAGTGACATTTACCAAACTGGCCTCCTACTTTGGCGGTACATCAAGCACCCGCCGGATACGGGACGACTTCGACCTGACCATTGACGTTAAGGGCCGCGATATTATCCTGGTGGAGGATATTGTTGATACGGGTAACACACTGCATTACCTGATTGATAAGCTGAAAGTGCGCGAGCCCGCTTCTATTACGGTATGTACGCTGCTGCTGAAACCCGAGGCCATAGAAATTTCTATTGAAGAGTTGAAATATGTCGGCTTCCAGATACCTAATGAATTTGTGGTTGGCTACGGACTTGATTACAAGGAACAGGGACGGGGCTTGATGGGAATCTATAGGAAGGTCAATAATTGA